From the Sandaracinaceae bacterium genome, the window CCTCGCGCTCGAGCGCTGGCTGTGGAGCGAGCCCTCCGCCGAGCGGCTGGAGGCGAAGCGGGCGGAGGCGCGGCGCGCGCGACTCCGGGCCGGCGAGCTGGACCGAGCCGTCGACGCGCTCTTCGCGCGGCTGTTCTCCGATCACCCGTACGGCGCGCCGTCCTCGCCCGTCGCCGATCTCACGACCGACGCGGTGCGGGCGCACATCGCGCGGCTCCGGACCGCGCCGCGGCTCGTCGCGCTGGTCTTGGGCGACGTCGACGTGGAGCGCGTCGCCGACGCGACCGCACACGAGCTCACCCGGGCGCGCCGCGAACCTCGGCCGATCCCGATCCGCGGCATCGCGCCCCTCGCGCCCGGCCGGATCGCGGTTCGCGCGAGCGGAGAACGGTGCCCAATCGCGATCGGGGGGAGGGGGCCCGCGGCGGGCACGGACGACGCGCCGGTCCTCGACGTGCTGGTGGAGCTCCTGCTCGGGCACGCTGGCCTCCTGCACCGCGAGCTCCGCGAGGAGCGGGGGCTGATCTACTCGCTCGGGGGCCGCAGCGAGGCGTGGCTGGACGCGGGCGCGGTCTCCCTCTACTTCGAGGTCGCGCGGGCTCACGCCTCGCTCGCGATCGCGCGGACACGGGCCGCGATCGGGCGCCTCGCCGAGGGCGACGTGGACGAGGACTCCGTGCGGCGCGCGGCGGCGGCCCTGGAGGGCGCGCACCGCCTCCGCCTCCAGCGGCGCTCGGTTCTCGCGAACACGATGGCGCTGCACGCGTGCACGGGCGCGGGCTTCGACGCCCACACCCGCTACCCGTCCCGCCTCCGCGCGGTGACCGGCGCGCGCTGCGCCGAGGCGGCCCGACGCTGGCTGACGTCGCTCGTGGTGGTCTCGGACGCGGACCAGCCCACAGACCAGGAGGCGGCGCCGTGATGGTGATCGACGACTTCCACCCGGACCCGCACGCGGTCCGCGCGCGCTACCTCGCCCACGCCGACGCCTTCGAGCGGCCGGACGGCGCCCGCTACCCGGGCCGCCAGTTCGAGGGGATCCCCGAGCTCCGCGACGGCACGGTGAGCCGCCTCGAGGCGCTCCTCGATCGCCGCCTCGCGATCCGGAACCACGCGGTCCGCGTCGCGACCGCGGCCGACTACGCGCGCGATGATTTCAGCTACACGGTGCACCTGGACTTCACGCCCTACACCGCGATCGTCTACCTGGGCCTCGTCGACGAGGCGCGCCCCGACGCCGAGCATCCCGAGTACGGGACCTGCTTCTACGAGCACGTCGAGACCGGTGAGCGGCGCATCTGGACCCGTCGTGACCCGGACTACGAGGAGCAGCTGCGCGCCCGCGGCCTCGGCGCCGCGGAGTACGAGGCCTACAAGGAGCGCATCTCGCGCGACTTCTTCCGCCCCGAGCGATGGCGGGTCTACGAGCGGATCCCCTACAAGTTCAACCGCATGGTGCTCCAGGACGCGAGCCGCCTCTACCACAGCGGCCCCGACCGGAGCTTCGGCGTGGATCTGGCCACGGGTCGCATGACGGAGAACTTCTTCCTCCGCTTCGACCTTCGCGGGCTCTTCGAGCTCTGAGCGGGCTTCACGCGTCGAAGAGGCGGCGCAGTCTCGCCACCGCCGTCGCGTCGGCCGCGCCTGCGAGACGAAGGCGCGCGCGCTCCCACGCCTCGGGCTGGACCCACGTGACCCCCAGGCCGGGGGGACCGAGCCCGGGCGGCGACACCCACTGCACGAGGGCGTCGAGCGCGGGGACGTCCGGATCGTCGCCGAGCCGCACCCGCAGTCGGGATCCGACCGCCGCCTCGACGTCGGTCTCGAGGAAGGCACCCGCGTGGACGGTAGCCGAGGCGCGCACGCGATCCGCCGGGAGCGCGAGCGCGCGGGGCGGCTCGGCCGAGGCCGGGACCATCGGGTGCGACGGTCGCGTCGACGGCGGAGAAGCGTCCTTCGAGGGTCGAGGGATCTCTCTCAGCAGCGCGCGTCGATCTCCCTCGAGCGTCGGGAAGGGATCTCCGTGCGCGCCGAACGCGAAGACGTCCATGTAGGTCTGCACCCAGCGCTTCCACGCGCCCCGTGAACCCTCGCCGAGGTCGGACGTGGCCAAGCGCCCGTGGATCTCCGCGCCCCGCCGCGACGACGGGTCCGAGGCGTCCGCACCCTCACCTCGCAGCGCCGCCGCGAAGCGCGCGCGCGACGGGCCGCGCTCGGCCTCGGTCAGCGCGTCGAGCGCGGGGCGGTGCAGGCTCCTGACGCGGGCGGCGTCGCCGTCGTCCGGGAACCACGCGTTGACGGCCACGTTGAGCCCCGTGCTCGCGACCGCGTGCCACCACAGGGGCGGCAGGTACAGGGCGTCGCCCGGCGCGAGATCCACCACGCGGGCGTGCGCCAGCGCGCGCTCGAAACGGGGGTAGCGCGCGAGGTCGGGGTCGAAGGCGTCGATCACCAGCGAGGAGAGTGTCTCCTTGTCGCTCGGTGCGGGGTAGACGTCGGGGAGTCGCTCGGGAGGCAGGAGCAGGACGCGCTTGCGGCCGGCGAGCAGGACGAGCAGGTTCCGGTCCGGGTCGTTGTGGAGAGGGACCCGCTGCCCGCCCGTCCCGACCCAGAAACGCGGCGCGAAGCGCGGCGAGAAGCCCTCGAGGGCGTCGAGCGGTCCGAGCCCGGCCTCGAGCGATCGCAGCCGGGTCGCCCTCATGTAGAGCGAGCCCGCCTCGCCGTTCCAGCTCAGCTTGCGCGCCCAGTCGAAGAAGCGCTCGATGGGGACGTCGCCCGCGGAGCGGAGGAGCTCGGGCTCGAGCCCGTCCGAGAGCCCCACTCCGAAGACGCCGCGCGCCTCGGGGGGGCTGAACGCGAAGGTCACCCGCTCCCCTGCGGTCCGCGCCTCGAGCGCCGCGATGGTGGTCATCGGATCGCGCGCCTCGCGGAGCGCCCGGCGGAGCGGCCAGTGCTCGATCGCGCCCAGGAGCTTGACGGGCTCCGCGTCGCGGACGAAGCGCCCGAAGGCGCCGACGTCCGTTCCCTCCAGCGCGGGCACCTCCGCGGCCGGGTAGCGCGGGGCGGGCGGCTCGGGGGTCACGCCCCTCAATCGACGCCTCTCAACTCGAAGCCCGTCCCTCCGCCAGGCTGGCGAGCCCTTTGCTCAGGAGCCAGCGGACGAAGACGCGCCGCGAGTCGCCCGGCAGATCGCCCGGCAGATCGCGCACCCGGAAGGTCTCTCGCTCCGCGACGAACTGGCAGTAGGAGCGGGTGCGGGGCGGCACGCGGTGCTTCTGCGCGCCGACCGCGAGCCAGTGGTGCCCGAGGTGGGTGCCGAAGGTCACGACCCCCTTCGCCATGCGGATCTCGGTCTCGTCGTCGAGCTCCTCGATCCGGAGGAGCGCGCGGAGCGCCCCCGGGGCCACCGCCGAGGCCGAGCTCCGCCGGAGTCGCTCCAGAGCCCGCGGGAGCTGCGCGTCGGCGAGCTCCGCCACCCGCTCTCGGAGCCCCTCCGCGAGCTGCGCCTCGGCGCCCGGGAGCATCCACGAAGGGTCGACCGCGGCCCGCAGCGCGCGGCGATGAATGGCGGTGTCGCGGAGGCAGAGCTCGAGGATCTCGCCCCAGGTCAGCACGTCCACGCCGAAGGTGACGTGGAGCGACGCCTCGTCCTGACTCTCGGCCGCGTGCGGCACGCCCCGCGGCAGGTAGAGCACGTCGCCCTCCCGCAGCGTGATGGTCTCGGGCTCGCTTTCGTCCGGGATGTCGTTGAACACCTCGAGCTCGAGCGCTCCGTCGAGCCAGTGCTTCTTCGGGGCCGGGAACACCTGCGGGGGGTGGATTTGCCAGCGCTTGGCGCCGTGGGTTTGGATCACGAAGACGTCGTGGGTGTCGACGTGCACGTCGAAGCCCTGGGATCGAGGCGGGCTGAAGTAGACGTTGGCCGACGCCGCCACCCCGAAGGCCCGCTCGAGCACCTCGCACGCCTCGGCGATCTCGGTCACCGTCTCGTGCACCGAGTTGAGCACCAGGCTCATGCCCTCGTGGCAGCCCGCGATCACCTCGTTGAGCGACGTGACCGGCTTGCCGACGCGCCCGTCGCGGAGCAGGCGCAAGTAGGTCGGGGCGCCGTCTCGCTTCTGGTCCCAGGGTCGCCTTCGCCGGAGCTCCTCCTCGAGCGAGTCGAGCGGGAAAAGGTTCAGCCTCCGATGAGATTCGGCCGGGAT encodes:
- a CDS encoding cupin domain-containing protein, which gives rise to MRLLRDGRVGKPVTSLNEVIAGCHEGMSLVLNSVHETVTEIAEACEVLERAFGVAASANVYFSPPRSQGFDVHVDTHDVFVIQTHGAKRWQIHPPQVFPAPKKHWLDGALELEVFNDIPDESEPETITLREGDVLYLPRGVPHAAESQDEASLHVTFGVDVLTWGEILELCLRDTAIHRRALRAAVDPSWMLPGAEAQLAEGLRERVAELADAQLPRALERLRRSSASAVAPGALRALLRIEELDDETEIRMAKGVVTFGTHLGHHWLAVGAQKHRVPPRTRSYCQFVAERETFRVRDLPGDLPGDSRRVFVRWLLSKGLASLAEGRASS
- a CDS encoding cupin-like domain-containing protein, which translates into the protein MTPEPPAPRYPAAEVPALEGTDVGAFGRFVRDAEPVKLLGAIEHWPLRRALREARDPMTTIAALEARTAGERVTFAFSPPEARGVFGVGLSDGLEPELLRSAGDVPIERFFDWARKLSWNGEAGSLYMRATRLRSLEAGLGPLDALEGFSPRFAPRFWVGTGGQRVPLHNDPDRNLLVLLAGRKRVLLLPPERLPDVYPAPSDKETLSSLVIDAFDPDLARYPRFERALAHARVVDLAPGDALYLPPLWWHAVASTGLNVAVNAWFPDDGDAARVRSLHRPALDALTEAERGPSRARFAAALRGEGADASDPSSRRGAEIHGRLATSDLGEGSRGAWKRWVQTYMDVFAFGAHGDPFPTLEGDRRALLREIPRPSKDASPPSTRPSHPMVPASAEPPRALALPADRVRASATVHAGAFLETDVEAAVGSRLRVRLGDDPDVPALDALVQWVSPPGLGPPGLGVTWVQPEAWERARLRLAGAADATAVARLRRLFDA
- a CDS encoding DUF6445 family protein; this translates as MVIDDFHPDPHAVRARYLAHADAFERPDGARYPGRQFEGIPELRDGTVSRLEALLDRRLAIRNHAVRVATAADYARDDFSYTVHLDFTPYTAIVYLGLVDEARPDAEHPEYGTCFYEHVETGERRIWTRRDPDYEEQLRARGLGAAEYEAYKERISRDFFRPERWRVYERIPYKFNRMVLQDASRLYHSGPDRSFGVDLATGRMTENFFLRFDLRGLFEL